TTGCTCAACTGGTTTGGCACTAAATTCACCTAACTTCCCTTCCCTGTGTGTTCAAATGGGTGGGGCATGAGGACAACAACTGATGTCAGCTaaaatcaacaacaaccaaTGAGGTATGAGGTAGATTCGGGGTGAATGATGGCTCCCAAAGTCATTTGTATTTCTCTTAGTGCGATTTAGTAatggcttttatccaaagcgactccaACTGTGAATACACATGCATgctattaaggagcaggtcaggTTCAACGAACTGGTTCTAGGCTGCCTATAGGTCGACTGTGAAGAtcagggatcaaacccagtagcTTTCCATTGGGAGTTGAACACTCTAGCCACTAGACTTTACTTTGGTAGCAGTTAGAAGGGATTAACATTTTTGACTGATACTCCAAGCCAGCCAATCGCTGAGGAACTGATGCCCCCCTCGAATGTTTTAAGCAGCTCtgcccatctcccccccccccccccagacagccTACCTCTTCCTCTGGGGTGGGGGCTTCTGGGATGGGAATGTCCAGAGGCGCATGAATGGACGTCATGTCTGTGATGCTAAGCACATCCTCCTGGAAAATAAAGACAAGAGAACATGATGTCATTTTTTACAGCACATGATCAGTATTATATAGTATTCGCTCATGCAGTTAATGACTACCTTGAGGAGGGAGTCTAGCTGCACAATCTTTGTTGGGATATGGTTGCAGAATAGGTTTTCAGCCTGCGGAAAGAAAAGGCACATTAGTCACATAGAAACAAAAGCAATTATGTGCTTATATTATTTACAAATACAGTCTGTCGGAGACGTACCTCGGCATAAAGGGATTGACGAAAGTTGTCAACCTAtaggaaagaaaaacaagttTAAATTAAATTGCATATGTATAGCATTTATAAACGGTACAGTCTCAAGGGGCTtgagagggcaagaaaaaactcccttactAAGCAAGGAAGAAATAATAGAAGAAATAGAGGAggatgatcaggagtgcaatgggtgccataatttacttacatacatacatacatacatacatacatacatacatacatacatacatacatacatacatacatacatacatacatacatacatacatacatacatacatacatacaaaacatTTTCAATCGGTGTAACACGAAGTTAAGGACGACGTGACATGGCGATTATTGGCCTGCACCAAACCCGGCAGTTACTTTCGCTTTGCAGGTTTCAGTCTACAGACGGTACTTTCCCTCGGGCTTTAGCGCACTTTACGCAAAAAACTTTATTATTGAGACGTCCAACATGAAATGCATGAGCCATTAATTTCATGTTGGACATGTAAACAATATCACTGACATGTATTGCTCGAACACAACAGAACCTCGACTTGAGGGGACACATCGCCCTTACCTTAACGGCGTTGGCCTTTGTAATCTTCAAAACTACCGCTTTGGACATGTTGGCGGCTCTTTGACGACAACAAGTATGACAACTTGGGCTGAAACCAACACTACAAAGCGTAGACCTCTTAGTGTTAAGGTGGTTCTGGACAGACCGTAGACTACAGCGGACGGACAACAACGAGAGCAGCGCGTTCGAGTCGGTCAACTTCCTCCTTCGCTTTTTACTTtcgctttatttattttttgggtcGCGCCGCCCCACTGAGTTTGACAAAGGGAGACATGTTGGGCGGATGTACTACCGCCCCTAGCGGCTATTTTCCAGCAACTACACATTAACGTACTAGCGCCCCCCAGCGGCCATCCTCAGCCACTACACATCAAAACTAGAAAACAGTGTTACGCAAATATTTGCAAATATATTGCAAATATATACAGTTTTACTACCGCCCCCAGCGGCCACTCTCAGCCACTGCATATTAAAACTAGAAAACTGCAGGAGATCATGGTCGTCactcaggaggagcaggaagacgTTCATCGCAAGGCATGACTTTATGCACCCCACCTTTGTGATCGGTTAGGCACCCACAAAGAAATCACAGGCTTAAATAATGGTCTTCCCCACATTTTGCACTGGTATAAAATATACTATTGTACAATTAAAATGGTCAAATGTAACTTGTGTCACGCGGCGCCTGTGCCATTGTCACCAGCTGCATCACCCCTGGTCACCGAAGTCCTCCATAACAGTGATGTCACTGCACTTTCAATGCTATATGAGTAGAACTATCTCCTTATCTCTCCTCTGTGAGGTCAGTGTCAATAAGGCTGAATAACAGCTGATTGAATCAACCATCCCGGCGTCTGGAGGTGGCACCTGGATGAGTTTTTGCTCTAAAGTCCGTCTCGTCTCTGTACTCGACATTTATACCTATTGACGTTATACTAGGACATTATAGTTGTATACATCATCCATAGCCAACCGTACAATTCCAACAAACTTTAGATTTACAAAATAACAAAGCAAATCCTGACAACCATCAAATGCATACTGGAAGAAACTTTTATTCGGGGGAGGGCCGAGTCATCCCCCTGTAAACACTCATATCTTGCTGGAaggaagtaataataataatacattttatttataatgcactttacaTCAATGACCTCAAGGTGCTACAATGCATATTAAATAATTAATACGTTTGTAGAACGAGCCTGAGGAGCAGAAGAACAGTTTTCACTTCTTTCACGGCCAGTGTGTGCGCATCTGCACTTGTTTTTTGTATGCGCTTGGTCTGCGCATGCGCAGACCATACGCGTTGGTGTTGAACGTGAAGTGACAGCAAGTTCACTTCGGACCTCCCTTGACATGACACACACCTAAAAAAAACGCCCGTTTAGGTGGAAATTGGTAATTCAGTCACCGAGTACGAGTGCATGATCTGCTCACAGGACGAGGACAAAAAGAAGTGGAAGAGAAACGAAAGCGTGAAACACACTGAGGTAGGTTTTGTCTTTCAGGGTCTCCTACCAAGCGGACTTAAGTTTCGCTTTCTTTCTACAAAGTTTGGGTATAGCTCATTATTCCACGGCGATGGAATAATGAGCTACCCTTTCTCCAGACGCATCTAATCGATAACTTCCACTCACAATTTAGGAAAAGTATTTATCGTTTTGAATCGCTTTCATTtccattgcccccccccccccccccaccagaatGACGGCCActctggagctgctggagctgaGGAGGAGAGTGGCGTCCGAGCTGACCACCGCGGGGTCGGGACCGCAGGTCAAAGCCGGGGTCCAGTCCATGGCCGAGCTCCCTCTGCCCCTGAACCAGAAGTACCTTAGCATCGACGCCGCGGCCATAGTGCGGGGGAACACCGTGGGCGACGGCAGGGCGCAGGTGTGTTCACGGGTCCCGGGACGAcgacaatgatgatgatgaagatgatgatgatgataatgctgTTCCGTTGGACAACCAGTTGTTATTATTGCATCaaagagggttagggtttgggtctAATTAATTTCACGCTTTAATGTCTTCTTCTCAGCGTGGTCGCTGCTCAGCTCTGTTTCTTCAAGAGTAGTTTAGTCCCAGCTTCTTTTGTCACTATGTCGAATCTCACCGTTGGATAAAAGCGATCAGTGTTATCAATGAGTGCAAATAGGTGTGTCTGCATGAGTCCAGTCACAGGTTTCACCATGTAGATATACAATGGAGATTCTACATCACacattaggcctacttcattaCTAGACAATGCTCTCATGTATGGTACTTTGGAATTAACAATTAAACATCCTGAACTAACCCTCTAAAATCAAAAAGGCTCCACCTTTTATTGTTGTTTACAGCAGCAGTGTATAATTTGTCATTCGTGCCGTCCCCCTAGGTTATGGAGCGAATGGGCAGACTGGTCAAAGCTCTGAATGTTTTGGAGAAGTATGGCCTCAACCTGCACAACCTCGCCAGACCCCGTTACTGGCGCAGTGTCAAACACAACAACCCCATCTTCAAAGCTCAGGTGGACAGCATGCAGGTCAGtaagaccctcctcctcctcttcctcagtccTTCTCGAGGTACTGAGTTAATGGTTAGATGCCCACTGGAGTCACCAATGCTATGAATACATTCATTGACGGTATTGTGGGACGCTTTGACATTTTGAATAAAGGTTTCCACCAAGTGAAACATTACAGGAAATAACATGTTCTGTACATACCAGTGGCCACTGGGTGGAGCAAGAGAGTCGACTTATGTGAGTGGCAGCGTTGTTGTTTCATGATCATAGCCTAAAGTAACTGAAGAAGTTCTGAAATAGTTTTCACAAAGTGCTTGCTTATAGTCGTAAATGATCCTGGATGTAGATGGCCAGGGGAATGTGTTACTACAACATGATTAGTCACTTAACAAAGTAAGTAAAACACAGTCTTCACCACTATTCAGACAAGTAATGGTTTACAAGTTTGGTATATTCAATTGCTGATATATTATCATCATGTTTGCTTAGTTCTTCAAACATGTCAGTCAACCCTGATTTAAACGCACTGAATCCGCCTCTCCTCATTGGCCTTCTCCACAGGGTGGGCGGGGCATCCTCTATCTCTATGGTTACACCGTCCAGCAGGTCGACGGCCTGGTGTTCCCTGACGACGTCCTGCAGCCCGATAGAGACAAGGTCGCCGCGGTGACCCTGGAGGTCACGTGCCTGCGCTTGGAGCTGGAGATGCTCATCAAGGTACCGGTGATGGACCGCAGGCACAGGCGTATCAGTTATTGATCCGCGGCTTACCGAAGGCCTACAGTATGTTCAATAATCACAATATCATGCAAGTCTACAAGTAGGAATGTGACAGGAGTATGGGCCGCGACAGTGGAGCCAAGAGGTTGTAATAAGACCTCCCGGAGGATGATACCAGACTGCCAATTGCAGTGGATTAAAATTGTGATATTACTCATTCATTACTCATGAATCAGCGATGCTGGTcgacgtcacttctgttggtatttgaagaaaggatcccaaacaaacagagccggctcgcccccccccccccgtgtttcgtgcatccatTAAAAAATCATCATGaaccccccctttcccccccccccccccttgtcggtgattggttggcatactatttattttggttttgagtggttggcAGTAACATTTGATTTTGTGTATGATCTCCCCTGTGATTGGTTCCTATTTGTTTGTCTCAGGGAAACCATCCTAATCCAGATTTCTTAAAGACGTCCTCCCATTGGTCGTTCCAGAGGTATGTAGAATCCACTTCCTCCCAGGTTTTACCTTTTACCGTTCTGTACCCCTATTGGCTCTGGCTAACCGGGATTCTCTTTTCACCATGGCAACATGATAAACCTGAAACCAAAATGAAAGTTAATATTAATAAAGATTCAGCATGTGTATCCCTGATCGAACATTTACTGAAGAACAAATATTACAATGCCTGTATAttagaatataaataaatacattatattgAATTTCATATCCTATGAAATCAACTCCCGACCTGTACGCatgtcgtctgtctgtctgtctgcctgtctgtctgtctgtctgtctgtctgtctgtctgtctgtctgtctgcctgcctgcctgcctgcctgtctgtctgtctgtctgtctgtctgtctgtctgtctgtctgtctgtctgtctgtctgcctgcctgcctgcctgcctgcctgcctgtctgtctgtctgtctgtctgtctgtctgtctgtctgtctgtctgtctgcctgcctgcctgcctgcctgcctgtctgcctgcctgcctgcctgtctgtctgtctgtctgtctgtctgtctgtctgtctgtctgcctgcctgcctgcctgcctgcctgcctgcctgcctgcctgcctgtctgtctgtctgtctgtctgtctgcctgcctgcctgcctgcctgcctgcctgtctgtctgtctgtctgtctgtctgtctgtctgtctgcctgctgcctgcctgcctgcctgcctgcctgcctgcctgcctgcctgtctgtctgtctgtctgtctgtctgcctgcctgcctgcctgcctgcctgcctgcctgcctgcctgcctgtctgcctgcctgcctgtctgcctgcctgcctgcctgcctgtctgtctgtctgtctgtctgtctgtctctgtctgcctgcctgcctgcctgcctgcttctgtctgtctgtctgtctgtctgcctgctgcctgcctgtctgtctgtctgtctgtctgtctgtctgtctgtctgtctgtctgtctgtatgtctgtctgtctgtctgttgtcagGTCCAGCAGCAGAGGAACGAGGAGGTGgcggccccccccccttacGGACGTCAACAGATCGACGGCCCTGCCCCCCAAACccatcagccccgcccccccgacccCACCCCAGCCCCCGCTCCCTGCCCCCgtccagaacccccccccccccccccactggaaCCCCCCGTCCTCCCTGGATTTCGATCAATCTCCCTACACCACCCCCCCTTCTTCCCCCCCGACCtcgcctccccccacctcccctcagCCCACCtcgcctccccccccgcccccaccgggGCCTCCCCCGTGAGCCCCACCGCCCTGCCTCCCAAGCCCGCCCCCAGGCGTCTCTCCCGGCCTCCGCCGGGACCGGAACCCCCAGCAGCTACCCCACGTGAGCCACGTCCTTcggtcacttcctgtttcagATGTTGCTCACTGccatctgtttctgtgtgtgtctctctctctgtctctgtctctctNNNNNNNNNNNNNNNNNNNNNNNNNNNNNNNNNNNNNNNNNNNNNNNNNNNNNNNNNNNNNNNNNNNNNNNNNNNNNNNNNNNNNNNNNNNNNNNNNNNNAGACAGGATTAGGTCGAGAATGATGCAATCACAACAAAGAAGTTGTTTATACCTCAACCATAAAATCTCTAAATCAAACTACAGACTACACTTCACGCTGAAGATAGTTTACAACGACGGTTCTTCTGCGTTTGTTATCGGTTGCCGTGGCGATCAGCCAAGGAGCGAGaacccgccctcctcctcctcaggtccTCCGTGGCTCCTAATTGGTCAGCCCCGGTGTACCATGATTACCGCGACGACTAATCCTTCACTTGTCGTTACCACGGCGATCAaccatgaggggggggggggcctacctGGGGGCGCGACGGAGAGGTGGCGGTTGGGCGGGGTCGGGCCCTCCGTCGCCGTGGCGCTgggttgggggcggggcctgagcggggggaagagaggggtcCGCGGGCGAgcgagggcggggggggccgAGAGGGGGGGCTTcaggcggagggagggggggatgccgagggtcccagggggggggggccggaggggtgAGGCTCTggagctggggggggcggggggaagagagagagagagagagagagagagagagagagagagacagagacagagaaagagggggagagaaagagggggagagagagggggggagagagagggggggagagagagaggggggagagagagcgagggtgagagcgagaaagagagacttTGATTACACATCTCATAGACTCACAAACATGGAgtaaattacacacacacacacacacacacacacacacacacacacacacacacacacacacacacacacacacacacacacacacacacacacacacacacacacacacacacacacacacacgcacacacacacacaca
This is a stretch of genomic DNA from Gadus macrocephalus chromosome 23, ASM3116895v1. It encodes these proteins:
- the LOC132452961 gene encoding protein diaphanous homolog 1-like, which translates into the protein MTATLELLELRRRVASELTTAGSGPQVKAGVQSMAELPLPLNQKYLSIDAAAIVRGNTVGDGRAQVMERMGRLVKALNVLEKYGLNLHNLARPRYWRSVKHNNPIFKAQVDSMQGGRGILYLYGYTVQQVDGLVFPDDVLQPDRDKVAAVTLEVTCLRLELEMLIKGNHPNPDFLKTSSHWSFQRSSSRGTRRWRPPPLTDVNRSTALPPKPISPAPPTPPQPPLPAPVQNPPPPPHWNPPSSLDFDQSPYTTPPSSPPTSPPPTSPQPTSPPPPPPPGPPP